Part of the Fundidesulfovibrio terrae genome is shown below.
CCGTGTCGCTTGGCCACCTGCGCTACCGGATCACGATCGGCTTCCCGCAGGATGTTCACCATCTGCTCTTCTGAAAAACGTGTCTTCCGCATGGCTCCCTCTTCGTCGTCGGGAGCCACCCTCTCAAGTTTCAGCTGGTCCGAAAAATACCGAGCAGGTCACCCCTTTCTCGCGTGCAGCAGATACAAGCCCAGTGTTCTTCCGAGGTATATCCCCACAGAGGAGGATTTCTGGCAAGCCTACAACCAGGCCCATGGTCAGGACCAATTGATGCTACTGACTTTCTTGCACACAGCTGCCAGAAAGTCTGATGTTGTTAGGCTCAAATGGGAAGACATCGACTTCAAGGCCAATACCATCCGGCTATCAAAAGCTTAAAATGGAACTCCTGAGTTGGTGGGAGACGAGACCACACAAATCAAGTTTCTTTGTATTGACAGTGGTAGGCGACCACAGGTTTGAGAATCAGTATGAAGGTCAACCGTACACCAACAGACAGCACTTCATGAAGAAGCTCTGTGAAAAAGCTGGTGTCAAACCTTTTGGCTTCCATGCCATAAGACATCTGACGGCAAGCACCCTCTACAGGGCTGGAAGGCCACAGGCTGAAATTCAGGCAATCCTCAGGCACTCAAGCCCTACCACCACCAACAGGTATTTACACAGTCTAGGGATGGAGAACGTGAGAACTGGGCTTGATGAGGTTATGAGTAGTCGTGGCCCTGGCAGGGTGATTGAGTTTAAGCCCAGGGTTGCCCATGAGTAGCCAACCTATACCCAACTTATACCCAGGGATAACAAAAAAGGAGTCTACTTTCGTAACCTCCTGATTTTGCTGGCGTCCCCAAGGGGATTTGAACCCCTGTTATCGGCGTGAAAGGGTAGCCTCTACCCCACCCCATTCAAGTATTTCGGGATGTTACCCTTGCACCACCATGCAAGAATTGCATGGCGAATCACCAGGAGGTGTACACGCGGGGGAACACAAAAAAGAGAGCCGAACCGAGGGCAAGTCGGTCCGGCCCGATGGAAAAAGAAAACAAGAACGAGGCGAAAATACC
Proteins encoded:
- a CDS encoding tyrosine-type recombinase/integrase, producing the protein MLLGSNGKTSTSRPIPSGYQKLKMELLSWWETRPHKSSFFVLTVVGDHRFENQYEGQPYTNRQHFMKKLCEKAGVKPFGFHAIRHLTASTLYRAGRPQAEIQAILRHSSPTTTNRYLHSLGMENVRTGLDEVMSSRGPGRVIEFKPRVAHE